One part of the Enterococcus sp. DIV1094 genome encodes these proteins:
- a CDS encoding SAM-dependent methyltransferase translates to MLDKQIYRKLFSESFSIPIEVTYWDGSNERYGSPTTDLAASITFNEEIAIKEVINNASITFGEAYMNKKIEINGNIQKIIADAYLQQNSFLRSRKYMKFLPKLARHTKTQNKKDVEHHYDLGNDFYRLWLDPTLTYSCAYFKNPEDSLETAQLNKIGRILDKLFIKKGDTLLDIGCGWGTLILKAAKEYHVKSTGVTLSSEQYHYIKQRIKEEKLEDKCEVILADYRELKGKKFDHITSVGMIEHVGQDGLNEYFMSIDQLLAEKGTALIHGISRQQGGATNAWLNKYIFPGGYVPGVVELVDTITTNNLHVIDLESLRRDYQLTLEHWISNFHAVKKEVISMKGETFYRMWDLYLQASAAGFQSSNIDVVQYLIVKPANNEIPMRRI, encoded by the coding sequence ATGTTAGATAAACAAATATATAGAAAATTATTTTCGGAATCTTTTTCAATCCCTATAGAAGTAACCTATTGGGATGGCAGTAATGAGAGATACGGATCACCAACGACAGATTTAGCAGCATCAATTACTTTTAATGAAGAAATAGCTATCAAAGAAGTGATCAACAATGCATCGATTACTTTTGGAGAAGCATACATGAATAAGAAAATTGAAATAAATGGGAACATCCAAAAAATTATTGCTGATGCTTATCTTCAACAAAATAGCTTCTTGCGATCACGTAAATATATGAAATTCCTACCTAAATTAGCTAGACACACCAAAACACAGAATAAAAAGGATGTTGAACATCACTATGATTTAGGAAATGATTTTTATCGCTTATGGCTAGATCCCACATTGACTTATTCATGTGCATACTTCAAAAATCCTGAAGACTCACTAGAAACTGCTCAATTAAATAAAATTGGACGTATCTTAGATAAATTATTTATAAAAAAAGGGGATACCTTACTTGATATAGGATGTGGTTGGGGAACATTGATTCTTAAAGCAGCGAAGGAATACCATGTGAAATCAACTGGGGTTACATTGAGTAGCGAACAATATCACTATATTAAACAAAGGATAAAAGAAGAAAAATTAGAAGATAAATGTGAAGTGATTTTAGCAGATTATCGTGAACTAAAAGGGAAAAAATTTGATCATATAACAAGTGTCGGAATGATTGAACATGTTGGTCAAGACGGGTTGAATGAATACTTTATGAGTATTGATCAATTACTAGCAGAAAAGGGAACAGCACTTATCCATGGCATCAGCAGGCAACAAGGCGGAGCAACGAATGCTTGGTTGAACAAATACATCTTCCCGGGGGGATATGTTCCTGGGGTCGTAGAATTGGTTGATACAATCACTACAAATAATCTTCATGTTATTGATCTCGAAAGCTTGAGAAGAGATTATCAACTGACATTAGAACATTGGATAAGTAACTTCCATGCAGTCAAAAAAGAAGTGATTTCTATGAAGGGAGAAACTTTCTATCGGATGTGGGATCTATATCTACAAGCCAGTGCAGCCGGGTTTCAATCAAGTAATATTGATGTAGTGCAATATTTAATCGTAAAACCTGCTAATAACGAGATTCCCATGCGTCGTATATAG
- a CDS encoding competence protein CoiA, whose product MLLAKDKEGSVFLATEARKERKYYCPSCGNQVFLKRGKKRIAHFSHHDPTNCQVFSEAESEEHLYLKKQCFGWLKKSYPRVEMEGYLSPLAQRADIIAGHHVFEIQCSQLSYTRMIERTTNYQANGYIVWWLLGMKFFKKKDRLIPEKKFCYYDHLRGLHFWQIDWSTQMIYLYSQIITDLSGKIRFERFSWAFFEKDLLTVLERGSESLRKATNAHSVKTKDWLAKQILRKNKRVLAVQEQCYLRKKHLLYLESWIYEESDFFFFFTEQVFFYRLLFSQVISKKTDLTTSYFNTWYQKIKEYKSEWLFPLIEEENIYRLFYEECKRLVEK is encoded by the coding sequence ATGCTGCTTGCAAAAGACAAAGAAGGTTCTGTTTTTTTAGCAACTGAGGCGAGAAAAGAGCGCAAGTACTATTGTCCAAGTTGTGGGAATCAAGTCTTTTTAAAAAGAGGAAAGAAAAGAATCGCCCATTTTTCTCATCATGATCCAACGAACTGCCAAGTGTTCAGTGAGGCAGAATCTGAAGAACATCTTTATCTGAAAAAACAATGTTTTGGCTGGTTAAAAAAAAGCTATCCAAGAGTAGAGATGGAAGGTTATTTATCACCATTGGCACAACGAGCTGACATTATAGCTGGACATCATGTGTTTGAGATTCAATGTTCGCAACTATCCTATACTCGAATGATTGAACGGACAACCAACTATCAAGCAAATGGTTATATTGTCTGGTGGCTGTTAGGAATGAAGTTTTTCAAAAAGAAAGATCGGTTGATTCCAGAAAAAAAGTTCTGTTACTACGACCATTTACGAGGTCTTCATTTTTGGCAAATCGATTGGTCCACACAGATGATTTACTTATATAGTCAGATCATTACAGATTTATCGGGAAAGATCAGATTTGAACGGTTTTCTTGGGCCTTTTTTGAGAAGGATCTATTAACGGTGTTAGAACGAGGAAGTGAATCTTTGCGAAAAGCAACAAACGCTCATTCAGTGAAAACAAAAGACTGGTTAGCAAAACAAATTCTTCGCAAAAACAAAAGAGTATTAGCAGTGCAAGAACAATGTTACCTAAGAAAGAAGCACTTGCTTTATCTTGAATCATGGATCTACGAAGAAAGTGATTTCTTTTTCTTTTTTACTGAACAAGTCTTCTTTTATCGGCTGTTGTTTTCACAGGTTATAAGTAAAAAGACTGATTTAACAACAAGTTATTTCAATACATGGTATCAAAAAATCAAGGAGTATAAAAGCGAGTGGTTATTTCCTTTGATCGAGGAGGAAAACATTTATCGTTTATTTTATGAGGAATGTAAACGATTGGTAGAAAAATAG
- a CDS encoding zinc-dependent alcohol dehydrogenase family protein — translation MKATVFLEPGKMAIKEIPKPELQRENEAIIRVVRASVCGSDLWWYRGISKKEAGSSAGHEAIGVVEEVAKDVTNVQPGDFVIVPFTHGCGECEACLAGFDGDCLSDTSGSTGYQAEYIRYRNANWGLVKIPGKPEDYSEDMLNSFVTLADVMATGYHAAVSAEVKEGDTVVVIGDGAVGLCGVIGAKLLGASRIIAMSRHEDRQKLALTFGATDIIAARGEEAIAEVMKMTGAGADAVLECVGTQQAVETAVKVGRPGAVVGRVGVPHVDELDTNALFYRNIGLRGGIAAVTTHDRASLLEAVLSNEIEPGKVFTQQFELDQIQAAYEAMDERKAIKSLLVIS, via the coding sequence ATGAAAGCAACAGTATTTTTAGAGCCAGGGAAAATGGCCATTAAAGAAATTCCAAAGCCAGAGTTGCAACGAGAAAACGAAGCCATCATTCGTGTGGTACGAGCGAGTGTCTGTGGTTCTGATCTATGGTGGTATCGGGGAATCTCTAAAAAAGAAGCAGGTTCTTCAGCAGGTCATGAAGCGATCGGTGTTGTGGAAGAGGTAGCGAAAGATGTAACAAATGTTCAGCCAGGAGATTTTGTCATTGTGCCATTTACTCATGGCTGTGGGGAATGCGAGGCTTGTTTAGCTGGGTTTGATGGCGACTGTTTATCAGATACTTCGGGTTCAACAGGTTATCAGGCAGAATATATTCGTTATCGTAATGCGAACTGGGGATTGGTGAAGATCCCAGGAAAACCAGAAGATTATTCTGAAGACATGTTAAATTCGTTTGTTACGTTGGCGGATGTCATGGCGACTGGCTATCATGCAGCAGTGAGTGCTGAGGTGAAAGAAGGGGATACGGTCGTTGTGATCGGCGATGGTGCTGTAGGTTTATGTGGCGTGATTGGCGCAAAATTGTTAGGCGCATCAAGAATCATTGCGATGAGTCGACACGAAGACCGCCAAAAGCTAGCTTTGACATTTGGGGCAACAGATATCATTGCGGCTCGCGGGGAAGAAGCAATCGCTGAAGTCATGAAAATGACAGGGGCTGGCGCAGATGCAGTGTTAGAATGCGTTGGCACGCAACAAGCGGTTGAAACGGCAGTAAAAGTCGGACGCCCTGGTGCGGTAGTTGGACGTGTAGGTGTTCCTCATGTAGATGAATTGGATACGAATGCTTTGTTCTATCGAAATATTGGCTTACGTGGAGGGATCGCTGCGGTAACGACCCACGACCGAGCTTCACTATTAGAAGCAGTCTTATCAAATGAAATCGAACCAGGAAAAGTCTTTACGCAACAATTCGAGTTAGATCAAATCCAAGCTGCTTATGAAGCGATGGATGAACGAAAAGCGATCAAATCCTTGTTGGTCATCTCGTAA
- the pepF gene encoding oligoendopeptidase F produces MSETTKLPKREDLPEKLTWDLTPIFSSDQEFDKKYQELTEELKNSEHYKGTLGNGATAFLDALEFVLAMYRKVELIYVYSHLKNDQDTTNTTYQALYARAGSLLSKVSEAIAWYEPEVLQLSDEQIWRYFEEEPKLEVYRHYVKQMVDNRKHVLSADQEALLAGAGEIFGASSSTFAVLNNADLEFPTITGENGEKIQLSHGVYGQLLESTDREVREAAFKGLYSVYEQFRNTFASTLGTHIKGHNFKAKARNYTSAREASLSNNHIPESVYDTLVTVVNKHLPLLHRYMELRKRLLDVDTLHMYDLYTPVLGEAPIKFTYEEAVEKAIESLAPMGEEYLAVVKEAFSSRWIDVVENKGKRSGAYSSGSYDTNPYILMNWHDTLDQLFTLVHEMGHSVHSYFTRSNQPFVYGDYSIFLAEIASTTNENILTEHLLATEEDPRVRAYVLNHYLDGFKGTIFRQTQFAEFEHFMHQEDAKGTPLTSEYLSESYGELNAKYYGPAVEKDPEIKYEWARIPHFYYNYYVYQYSTGFSAASALAKKIWDKEPGALDAYLTYLKSGNSDYPVEVMKKAGVDMTEAAYIEDAMAMFEQRLNELEALVEKL; encoded by the coding sequence ATGAGCGAAACAACAAAGTTACCAAAAAGAGAAGATTTGCCTGAGAAATTGACGTGGGATCTAACACCGATCTTCTCAAGTGATCAAGAATTTGATAAAAAATACCAAGAATTGACTGAAGAATTAAAAAATTCTGAGCATTACAAAGGTACATTGGGTAATGGCGCAACAGCATTTTTGGATGCGCTTGAATTTGTCTTAGCGATGTATCGTAAAGTTGAGCTTATTTATGTCTATTCCCATTTGAAAAATGACCAAGATACGACAAACACAACGTATCAAGCACTATACGCACGCGCAGGAAGCTTACTTTCAAAAGTCAGTGAAGCGATTGCTTGGTATGAGCCAGAAGTACTACAACTTTCTGACGAGCAAATTTGGCGCTATTTTGAAGAAGAGCCAAAATTAGAGGTTTATCGTCATTACGTCAAACAAATGGTCGATAACCGCAAACACGTCTTATCAGCGGACCAAGAAGCGTTACTTGCTGGAGCTGGAGAAATTTTTGGCGCCTCAAGTAGTACGTTTGCAGTATTAAATAATGCTGACTTAGAGTTCCCAACGATCACTGGTGAAAATGGTGAAAAAATCCAGCTGTCACATGGTGTATATGGTCAACTATTAGAGAGTACCGATCGTGAAGTACGTGAAGCGGCATTTAAAGGTCTATACAGCGTATATGAGCAATTTAGAAATACCTTTGCTTCTACGCTTGGCACACATATCAAAGGGCATAATTTCAAAGCAAAAGCACGTAACTACACTTCTGCAAGAGAAGCATCATTGAGTAATAACCATATCCCTGAAAGTGTGTATGACACATTGGTGACTGTTGTAAACAAACATTTGCCACTATTGCATCGTTATATGGAATTACGTAAACGTTTATTGGACGTAGATACATTACACATGTACGATCTATATACCCCAGTATTAGGTGAAGCGCCAATCAAATTCACGTATGAAGAAGCAGTGGAAAAAGCGATTGAATCACTTGCACCAATGGGCGAAGAATATCTTGCGGTTGTCAAAGAAGCTTTTTCAAGCCGTTGGATCGATGTGGTTGAAAATAAAGGAAAACGCAGTGGCGCTTATTCTTCTGGCAGCTATGATACAAATCCATACATCTTGATGAACTGGCATGACACGTTGGATCAATTATTCACGTTGGTCCATGAGATGGGACATAGTGTTCACAGCTATTTCACACGTTCGAATCAACCTTTCGTCTACGGTGATTACTCAATCTTTTTAGCAGAGATTGCCTCAACTACAAATGAAAATATTTTGACTGAACATTTATTAGCGACCGAAGAAGATCCTCGTGTCCGCGCCTATGTGTTGAATCATTATTTAGATGGCTTCAAAGGCACGATTTTCCGTCAAACACAATTTGCTGAGTTTGAACATTTCATGCATCAAGAAGATGCAAAAGGAACACCTTTGACTAGTGAATATCTAAGTGAAAGCTATGGCGAATTAAATGCCAAATATTATGGTCCAGCTGTTGAGAAAGATCCGGAGATCAAATATGAGTGGGCACGTATCCCTCATTTTTACTATAATTATTATGTCTATCAATACTCAACTGGTTTCTCTGCGGCATCTGCTTTAGCGAAAAAAATCTGGGATAAAGAACCAGGTGCGTTAGATGCTTACCTAACTTATCTAAAATCAGGAAATAGCGATTATCCAGTAGAAGTAATGAAAAAAGCGGGTGTCGATATGACAGAAGCTGCTTACATTGAAGATGCGATGGCTATGTTTGAACAACGATTGAATGAATTAGAAGCATTAGTGGAAAAGCTATAA